In Trifolium pratense cultivar HEN17-A07 linkage group LG7, ARS_RC_1.1, whole genome shotgun sequence, a genomic segment contains:
- the LOC123894597 gene encoding ribosome-recycling factor-like isoform X3: protein MYSCLLLLLINRARLRLELNKYMMAGYIIRRAFSCRNLFRLRTSALSVCENSPVKLCTSDDSSRVYTLTTMPNFIMESRRAFAKGRKSKVLEDEGSVSTVEVPTNVGPIIKASAVSQMEAAMAALSVELSKLRTGRASPGMLDHIIVETGGVKMPLNRIALVSVLDPKTLSVNPYDPETLKQLENAIVSSPLGLNPKTDGERLIAVIPPLTKEHMQAMNKLVTKSCEDTRQSIRRARQKAMDAIKKLNSSLPKDDIKRLEKEVDDLTKKFIKSAEDVCKAKEKEISQG from the exons ATGTACTcatgtttgttattattattgatcaACAGGGCAAGATTAAGATTAGAATTAAACAAGTATATGATGGCTGGCTACATTATTAGACGAGCATTCTCATGCCGTAATTTGTTTCGCCTCCGAACCTCTGCTCTTAGCGTTTGTGAAAATTCCCCCGTTAAACTTTGTACATCTGATGATAGCAGTAGAGTCTATACTCTTACAACTATGCCTAATTTTATCATGGAAAGTCGCAGAGCCTTTGCCAAAGGCCGAAAGTCGA AGGTTTTAGAGGATGAAGGAAGTGTTAGTACAGTTGAAGTTCCAACAAACGTTGGCCCTATTATTAAGGCAAGTGCTGTCTCACAGATGGAGGCTGCAATGGCTGCATTATCTGTTGAACTAAGCAAACTACGAACAGGAAGAGCATCTCCAG GAATGCTTGATCACATTATTGTAGAAACTGGTGGTGTCAAGATGCCTTTGAATCGGATTGCTCTTGTTTCGGTTCTAGATCCTAAAACCTTATCTGTTAATCCTTATGATCCTGAG ACACTTAAACAATTAGAGAACGCCATTGTTTCATCTCCATTGGGATTAAATCCTAAAACAGATGGTGAAAGATTGATTGCTGTCATTCCACC GTTAACCAAAGAGCATATGCAG GCTATGAATAAGTTGGTGACTAAATCTTGTGAGGATACTCGGCAAAGCATTAGAAGAGCTCGACAAAAG GCAATGGATGCCATCAAGAAATTGAACTCCAGTCTTCCCAAGGATGACATAAAAAGATTGGAAAAAGAA GTTGATGATTTGACGAAGAAATTTATCAAGTCTGCGGAAGATGTATGCAAGGCAAAGGAGAAGGAAATTAGTCAAGGTTGA
- the LOC123894596 gene encoding uncharacterized protein LOC123894596: MMMKNKRISKRDKKDIKVTYISSPVKVKTNASNFRALVQELTGQDSNVAEITTMPLEEKDCVDERVMNKGASTHQQWKVDDHLSHQDTFLKADYSEFLSRQSFVEPLSEHLPYDLLSFNMS; the protein is encoded by the coding sequence atgatgatgaagaacaaaaGGATAAGCAAAAGGGACAAAAAAGATATCAAAGTTACATATATTTCAAGTCCAGTGAAGGTGAAGACTAATGCTTCAAATTTTAGAGCACTTGTGCAAGAGTTAACTGGTCAAGATTCTAACGTTGCTGAAATTACTACTATGCCCCTGGAAGAAAAAGATTGTGTTGATGAAAGAGTGATGAACAAGGGTGCTTCAACTCATCAACAATGGAAGGTTGATGATCATTTGTCTCATCAAGACACCTTTTTGAAGGCTGATTATAGTGAGTTTCTTTCAAGACAATCCTTTGTGGAGCCATTAAGTGAACATCTTCCATATGATTTGTTGAGCTTTAATATGTCCTAG
- the LOC123894597 gene encoding ribosome-recycling factor-like isoform X1, with protein MMAGYIIRRAFSCRNLFRLRTSALSVCENSPVKLCTSDDSSRVYTLTTMPNFIMESRRAFAKGRKSKVLEDEGSVSTVEVPTNVGPIIKASAVSQMEAAMAALSVELSKLRTGRASPGMLDHIIVETGGVKMPLNRIALVSVLDPKTLSVNPYDPEVLYLTLWTMIAICKVLSKPALWHGVTNFCISHDELLQTLKQLENAIVSSPLGLNPKTDGERLIAVIPPLTKEHMQAMNKLVTKSCEDTRQSIRRARQKAMDAIKKLNSSLPKDDIKRLEKEVDDLTKKFIKSAEDVCKAKEKEISQG; from the exons ATGATGGCTGGCTACATTATTAGACGAGCATTCTCATGCCGTAATTTGTTTCGCCTCCGAACCTCTGCTCTTAGCGTTTGTGAAAATTCCCCCGTTAAACTTTGTACATCTGATGATAGCAGTAGAGTCTATACTCTTACAACTATGCCTAATTTTATCATGGAAAGTCGCAGAGCCTTTGCCAAAGGCCGAAAGTCGA AGGTTTTAGAGGATGAAGGAAGTGTTAGTACAGTTGAAGTTCCAACAAACGTTGGCCCTATTATTAAGGCAAGTGCTGTCTCACAGATGGAGGCTGCAATGGCTGCATTATCTGTTGAACTAAGCAAACTACGAACAGGAAGAGCATCTCCAG GAATGCTTGATCACATTATTGTAGAAACTGGTGGTGTCAAGATGCCTTTGAATCGGATTGCTCTTGTTTCGGTTCTAGATCCTAAAACCTTATCTGTTAATCCTTATGATCCTGAGGTACTTTATCTTACACTTTGGACTATGATTGCTATTTGTAAAGTTCTAAGTAAACCAGCATTATGGCATGGCGTGACAAATTTTTGCATATCACACGACGAACTTTTGCAGACACTTAAACAATTAGAGAACGCCATTGTTTCATCTCCATTGGGATTAAATCCTAAAACAGATGGTGAAAGATTGATTGCTGTCATTCCACC GTTAACCAAAGAGCATATGCAG GCTATGAATAAGTTGGTGACTAAATCTTGTGAGGATACTCGGCAAAGCATTAGAAGAGCTCGACAAAAG GCAATGGATGCCATCAAGAAATTGAACTCCAGTCTTCCCAAGGATGACATAAAAAGATTGGAAAAAGAA GTTGATGATTTGACGAAGAAATTTATCAAGTCTGCGGAAGATGTATGCAAGGCAAAGGAGAAGGAAATTAGTCAAGGTTGA
- the LOC123894597 gene encoding ribosome-recycling factor-like isoform X2: protein MMAGYIIRRAFSCRNLFRLRTSALSVCENSPVKLCTSDDSSRVYTLTTMPNFIMESRRAFAKGRKSKVLEDEGSVSTVEVPTNVGPIIKASAVSQMEAAMAALSVELSKLRTGRASPGMLDHIIVETGGVKMPLNRIALVSVLDPKTLSVNPYDPETLKQLENAIVSSPLGLNPKTDGERLIAVIPPLTKEHMQAMNKLVTKSCEDTRQSIRRARQKAMDAIKKLNSSLPKDDIKRLEKEVDDLTKKFIKSAEDVCKAKEKEISQG, encoded by the exons ATGATGGCTGGCTACATTATTAGACGAGCATTCTCATGCCGTAATTTGTTTCGCCTCCGAACCTCTGCTCTTAGCGTTTGTGAAAATTCCCCCGTTAAACTTTGTACATCTGATGATAGCAGTAGAGTCTATACTCTTACAACTATGCCTAATTTTATCATGGAAAGTCGCAGAGCCTTTGCCAAAGGCCGAAAGTCGA AGGTTTTAGAGGATGAAGGAAGTGTTAGTACAGTTGAAGTTCCAACAAACGTTGGCCCTATTATTAAGGCAAGTGCTGTCTCACAGATGGAGGCTGCAATGGCTGCATTATCTGTTGAACTAAGCAAACTACGAACAGGAAGAGCATCTCCAG GAATGCTTGATCACATTATTGTAGAAACTGGTGGTGTCAAGATGCCTTTGAATCGGATTGCTCTTGTTTCGGTTCTAGATCCTAAAACCTTATCTGTTAATCCTTATGATCCTGAG ACACTTAAACAATTAGAGAACGCCATTGTTTCATCTCCATTGGGATTAAATCCTAAAACAGATGGTGAAAGATTGATTGCTGTCATTCCACC GTTAACCAAAGAGCATATGCAG GCTATGAATAAGTTGGTGACTAAATCTTGTGAGGATACTCGGCAAAGCATTAGAAGAGCTCGACAAAAG GCAATGGATGCCATCAAGAAATTGAACTCCAGTCTTCCCAAGGATGACATAAAAAGATTGGAAAAAGAA GTTGATGATTTGACGAAGAAATTTATCAAGTCTGCGGAAGATGTATGCAAGGCAAAGGAGAAGGAAATTAGTCAAGGTTGA